Part of the Nostoc sp. ATCC 53789 genome, ATACACTGATAGATTTGACCCAGTTTACAAAAAGGTAGACGATCTAAATTTAAAAGAGCCTTGCTAGTGGTGTATAGTAATCGCCAATTGCCATCTAGCAAATTACCAGCTTCTACCGGGCGGGGTGTAGGATTAAAGTCTTCTAAATTGGCGATCGCAGCTAAGATAGCTTGTTTCTGTGCTTCAGTCGCTAGTAAACCGCGATTTGTACCAGCGATCGCATCCATGAGAGCCGCTTTTCCCATCATCGCCTGTCACCTCTAAAATCAGTCAGTTTCCATCAGCATAAACAAGATATTCATCACATATATGGAGAACCATAAAACTTACTAAGAATTGCTTGACTTAAGCCTTATGCCTATTAAATAAAAAATTTCTATCTGAATGCGGATTTATTCACTAAAGGGTTGAAAAGATAACTAAATAAATCCGTGTCAAGTGATAGACTCTAAATGTCAACTTACGTAAACCTTTTCTTGTCTTCTTTGATATGTTGAACTCTCCATTACGTGAAGAACCCCGTAACCAGCGAGCCCATGTCATCCCCCTCAAGCCAGAGTCCTCTATGTTGGATTGGTTGGAAAATAAAGGTCGGATCATAACACGTGACGTTCAAGACCCGGATTTTCAAGATGGGGAAGAAGAAATAGACTCCCTAATGGGTGTAGAAGATGGAATTGGCTACGACCTTGATGATGATGACGATATAGGAATCGCCGAGGATTAGCCTTTTCAGGCTAGGGACTTGGTAGTATCCCTAGCTACTGATATTCAATTTTAATAAGTGTGGAGTGAAGGGAAACTTCTGTGGACGCTAAATTATCTCCTGAGCAAGGATTAAATATTTCTGGAATTGCACTAGCCTCTTTATTAGCCGTTGGGTTAGGTACAACAGCATTTTTCTTAGATTCGATGGCCAACAGGCTACCCTGGCAAAGTATGTCGCTAACCCTGCCACTGCTGTTGTGTGCTATGGGTTCAGGTGTGGTTGGCTTTTGGGTAATACCTTTACTCCAAGCACTCAAAACTGGACAAATAATCCGCGAAGATGGGCCCCAAGCTCATCTAAAAAAAGCAGGCACTCCCACAATGGGAGGTATATTCTTTATCCCTGTAGGTGTAATTATTGCCTGCATATTGTCTAATTTTGCTACAGATGTCCTTGCAGTTTCGGCATTGACAACCAGCTATGGATTGATTGGCTGGCTTGACGATTGGCAAATTCTGCGCCGGAAATCAAATAAAGGTATATCTCCCCGAACAAAACTTGCTTTGCAAGTGGGTTTTGCGGCAGTATTTTGCCTCTGGCTAATGTTTAATCAACCTTCTAATATTACAAATATTGCTTTACCTTGGGTCAGCTTCACACTACCATTAGGATTTCTATTTTGGCCTTTGGCAGGTTTTGTACTAGTTGCAGAAAGTAACGCGACTAATTTAACAGATGGTATTGATGGCTTGGCAGCCGGAACAGTAGCGATCGCACTTTTGGCATTAGGAGCCTTAATTGCACCTACAGCACCAGGGTTAATGGTTTTTTGTGCGGCTTTAAGTGGTGGTTGTTTAGGTTTCTTAGCCCATAATCGTAACCCAGCCCGCGTTTTCATGGGAGATACCGGTTCCCTCGCACTGGGAGGAGCATTAGCTGCTGTAGCGTTATTAACAAACACCTTAGTAGCACTGTTCATTCTCAGTGGTATCTTCTTCGTAGAAACCCTTTCGGTGATGGCACAGGTAAGTTATTACAAAGCCACCAAGGGCCCTGATGGCAAAGGCAAGCGCCTCTTTAAAATGGCACCCTTACACCATCATTTAGAACTCACTGGCTGGTCAGAATTGCAAGTGGTTGGAGTATTTTATGTCATCGCGGCTATTTTGGCTGCCATCTGCTTGGCGTAGGCGCAGCCCAACCCAGG contains:
- a CDS encoding DUF3134 domain-containing protein, yielding MLNSPLREEPRNQRAHVIPLKPESSMLDWLENKGRIITRDVQDPDFQDGEEEIDSLMGVEDGIGYDLDDDDDIGIAED
- the mraY gene encoding phospho-N-acetylmuramoyl-pentapeptide-transferase; protein product: MDAKLSPEQGLNISGIALASLLAVGLGTTAFFLDSMANRLPWQSMSLTLPLLLCAMGSGVVGFWVIPLLQALKTGQIIREDGPQAHLKKAGTPTMGGIFFIPVGVIIACILSNFATDVLAVSALTTSYGLIGWLDDWQILRRKSNKGISPRTKLALQVGFAAVFCLWLMFNQPSNITNIALPWVSFTLPLGFLFWPLAGFVLVAESNATNLTDGIDGLAAGTVAIALLALGALIAPTAPGLMVFCAALSGGCLGFLAHNRNPARVFMGDTGSLALGGALAAVALLTNTLVALFILSGIFFVETLSVMAQVSYYKATKGPDGKGKRLFKMAPLHHHLELTGWSELQVVGVFYVIAAILAAICLA